The sequence GCAAAGTCATGGCAGGGGTGGCCCCACACAGGGTTAGCACACCGTCACGGGCAGCAGCCCATTTTTCCAGAGGGAGCAGTAACTCTCTACATGATGCCAGGTCCCTCCTCCCTGGTGTAACAGActgcttcctcctttctgtgGAAGTAGGAAGTGATGGATAAGAAAAAGGCCAGAAATGTTGCTCTGGTGGAGCTCCCTCCCCCTGGAAGGAAACACCCTTGGAAGAGAAAGCAACCCTCCAGCCATACCACACCGCCCAATAGTTACCCCTGTTCTATAGATGGGAGAATTCAGATCTAGCAAAGATAAGATCTATTCctgtaaggggtgcctgagttgcTCAGCCAGTTCACTGAGTTGGATGACTCTTGgggtttggcttaggtcacggtctcacaatgcgtgagtttgagccccgtgtcgggctccacactactagcgcaaagcctgctttggattctctctctctccctctccctttgcccctcccctgctctttctctccctctctcaaaataaataaataaacttaaaagaaaaaaccactGTTGAAAGTCACACCATTCATAAGTAGTTTGACTATAGTTCATGCCCGAGTCCATCTATTGTGGGGGAATCTACTCATGCACTATTCTTTATAAAACAACACTAGCTTTTCATAGGAAATAGAGAACCCCTTTGGTATGCTTTAtgccaatgaaatgtgagttgAGGCATTTAAGGAGCTGGCATTGCAAATACGCACATTCTCATAAAGATCATGGCCTGGTGGTTTACAGAAAGATTCTCATAACTGGATTAACTGAAGgatatgaaacaaaatgaaaagaaaaataatgaggaaatctCTAACATGAATTATGGGGTAGGCTTAattatcattttcaaaaataatcagaatCCTCTCTTTCCGTGGTCTGGGCATCTCCCCGTGAGGATAGACCATATGTGCCATTACTCTGCTTCCTCTGATGTGTCCCTCCTCGTTCTACTTAAGGCCCCTTCCTCGCTTCATCCATCATAGACCTACTGAGGTTGCCACATGGAGTTGTGGTTCATTAATTTTCACTGCTGTATAATGTTCCTAAGTGTGTACATATTCTCctctctcgtgtgtgtgtgtgtgtgtccatttatttatttgttcaaatacataaatataaaaacaaatgaataaaatttttttgacatcTTGTTTGacaaatttttcatttgtatttgtgtgtgtgtgtatatataatccaCCATGCTATATAGATGGATGTTTGCATTGTTTCAATTGTTTGCTATCCTTCCTTTAAGATACCTTGCAGTGCCTGACTCCCAGTCTACATGAGTACAAGTGTACTCTTGGGTCTATACCTAGGAGTGCAAGAACTGGGTCTTAGGAAATGCAGTATGCAACTTTATGAGAAAACGTAAAGTGGTCTTCCgaagtgcttttttaaaatcaaatgtcTCCTTCAAAATAAGAGCAAATATTCACATTGGTCTGCATGTTCGCCAACAGCTGGAGTTACCAGGTTCCCTAGTCAGTGGGAAGTTGTGCCCCACTATGGACTTAACCGACATTTCTCTGAACACTGATGAGGTgaattttcttgtgtttcttttttatttgcatgtCCACATCTATGAAGTCCCTGTTAATATTTTTTGCCCTTTtctatgtttgctttttaaattggtCTGGGGCCATCTGTAAAGACTCTGCACATTAATCCTGTTGATGTTTTGTGTGTTACAATTATACTCTAGAAAGTTACTTCTTGATTTTtcactctgtatttctttttaattgaaaaattaatttttcacgGACTGTATAAAACATACTTCGGGCAACTTTTATGCATCTTGTTTGACAAATTTTTCTGTGCCTCAACATAATAATATATCCTTCTACACTGCCTTATAGACTTTgtagtggttttcttttctaaattaatcCATTATTCATGCGGAATTGCCTTTTTTTAATGATGTGAGTTATGAGtccaattttaccttttttcccccttaagatCACTTAAGATTATTGGTCCAGCATCATGGATTTTCCCCACAATGTACTTCTGGATCACCCATTGTTTATTAACTGGAAGACAAACCAGTGTCTCCTCAAACAGGACAAGTAAGGATTGCTTAGTAAAGGGTTGTTTACATCTCGCTTTAAAATATGTAgattcctgggtgcctgggtggtcattaaacatctgactttggctccggtcatgatctaatggcttgtgagttcaagtaccACATGggatgagctcgagccctgcttcaggtgagccctgcttttctctctctctctttctctctctctgttcaccatggaattctctctctctctctctctgcccctcactcacttgtgccctctctctctctctctctctaaaaaaaaaaaaaaaaaaagggacattcTCCTGAATTAGCTCttgggcccaatataatcacagtCCTTGGCTCGAGCCCCTTCGAAGCCAGCAGTGGGGGGCCAGGCCCTTCTCACACTGCATGACTCTTTGATTGTCACATCACTCTCCATGACCACAACCAGAAAATTTATCTACTTTTAAGAACCTGTGTGATTCTATTGGGCCAGAAAGACAATCCAGGATTAGTAATCTTCTTAATTCTTTTTGCAATGTTTGACTCCCGTTTGCCATGTAACATATTTAATGGTTCTGGGAATCAGGATCTAAAGAGCTTTGAGGACTGATTTTTCTGAATACCACACTGCCCTTGTCTGAGAGTGTCATCAAGGaacataggaagaaaaatataggtTATATTCTGTTTGACGCTAGCTAAGAATTCATTGGCAGTAGAAATGTCCTGGATCTTCATCCAGAGgggcagaatctaaaaaaaactagGGACACATGGAGCTGTTGGAATAAGAAGTAACCAGCATGGACTTCTTTCCTCTGCTGAAAGATTCGGCACGACATGGACTGATACAAGAAAATCTGAATCAAGCAACTTATTTCCATTTACACAGATTTGGAGACCTTAAAATGACACTGTTTCCTGATTCCTTGAAAAGCTGGTAGATCGTACGGTGGGGAATCAAAAGAATAATCCTCATCAGCAAATAAAAGCAGTCTTTATTATCCTGTGTTTTGTCACAGAAAGATTCCATGTGTGTAAACTTAAGAACAGTCAGACAGATGTACTCTCAGTCTTAGTCCCATGTGGTAAACAGCCAACTGAGGGAAATTCAATAGGTCAAACTGACTGGAAATGCCACACCACAGGGATCTATTGAAATGCGACCTCGTCATACAAATGGTCAGGAGAGGGGCTGTTGTCATTATTTGGCAAGAAAACCACCACCTGTGGAAAAATCAGAACATTAGATTCTTGTAGTCGACAATAGGGAGAAAGAAGTCATCTCCTTTGCTTTAGAAACCATATGGTCACTGAGCACCTTCCTTCTGAATCCTGATACTTTGCAGGTCTAGGTCCCCATTCTTGCCTTAACCTTCCTTTCCCTACACCTCTTCAATAATGCCAGAAGTGACCTTCATTCGAGAAAAAGAGGACTCTTCAGTCTAGGGATAGTTCTTTGGCTGAGTGTGGTTGGCTATttccctgtgtctccccctgtgtCACTTCCTTCAAAGATGATAAAGACTTTACACATGGAACAGCACTTTCCCTCTTCCTAATCTTCCCCACAAAAAGAATagaggacacacacagagaacgaagcagagtagagagagaaggagagagagagaccccataAAGACCCAGAACACTCACCTTGTTGACGGAACAGGCCGCCCTGCACACAAATATGGAGAGAGCCAGAGCAATGCAGCCTTCCGCCAGAGACAAGAGCAGCAGTCCGGTTAGCATGCCCTGGAAAACACATGGAAAACCCCCACAGGCTATAGAAGACAGAAAAGCAGGTATTGTAAGAGAGAAAATTGTTGGCAAAATTTCACATCTGGCACTAGGAACCCCTTTCCTTAGGAGGGATTCCTGAATTTTCTCCCAATTCAAACAACTTGAAAATGGATCGTTGGAATTCTACTCTTACTCACAGGGTCTAGAATGGCAGGTAAGTCTGGGCGTGTCCATACTGATTTCTGGTGGTTTGTTTGCCTGATTGCTACCCACCTTTCATGACCAGTGTTGACTTTTGGGCCTTACACGTCTCCTTTGGTCCGTCTGCCGTTGTTCCTTATGACACACGACACCCTACAGTTAACCCTCTGAACTTCTCCCTCACTCTGGTTGCACCATGCAATTCAAATACCAACACACCCTCCCCAGTCATATCAGGTGGTTGTTCATGGAGCACCGGGAacaccagtttttcttttttctcttcggATGGCTTTTCAAATCAAGAGAAAAGTGCCCCAGGGAAAACTGAGTTCTTCCAGAATTTTCCACTCACCGACCACACATCGGGGCCTTCAGACACGAATGGTACTAAAAAGCTAACTTTTTTTTGCTCAGTACTCCCAGCAAGACGCAAAAGGCTAGGTCCCTTAGCCTTCAGGAGAGTGTCCAGAATCTAAGTAAGCAACGGCTGCCAATTCCATGGtgagaattaagagaaaaattcaaacaaaaccaGTTAACAGGTTTCCGTGACTGGGACCGGATATACTTACTATAAATGCAACTGCATAGGAAAACTTCCACATCACTGTGTCATACatgattatttcttcaaaaatgatCACAATTATGCCAATGCCTGCTACGGTGGCACTGACTGTATTCATTCCCAGGCTGCCTTGGATCTGAAGGAGAATAAGAGAGAAGAGTTGTTGCAAACCTTTCTCGTGTTCTTCCCAGGTTAGATGTGCCAGTCGGGGACATTCAGCTCACCTGAGCTGAGTCGGGGAGTTGACTTGGAGATCTTCCCCAGTTTAAAAAGGAACTTCTGGTAAAGTCGTGGTTTTGACTCCCTCAGGCGCTCTCGTATAGCAAGCACGTGGGCACGTGGAACCTCACAGAGCACAGAGCTAAGCCCATCATTCTTGCCTAAGTGCCACGAAGGAAGCACTTCTAGGGACCCCCCTGGAACCACTTCTAGGGTCCTTCTCTAGAGAACCAGCAAGTTGTAGGTGCCTTAGCCTTGTAGCTGAACAGCTCCTTACTTCACTAGACCCATCCGAGCCTCCGCAAGGAAACACTTACCAAACCCTTGGTTACTTTCCTTCCAGCAGCAATGGACAGCGCTCCAGATATGAAGAACTgaccagagagagaaaacccacTCAGAGCTTGTCCCATCCACCTGatttcccccactcccctgccagTGTTATCTACCCAGTCAGCCCAAGATTAGGACCTAAACAGCAGTGCATGggtttttgagagacaaggatGAAGGTCTTGAAGACCCTTGAAAAATTTGAAACACTGGAACAATCACTAATACTCACAGAGAAGGGTCCCCATAGGTGATAGCGTATTTCAGTGGTAATGCAAAATTGAGAATCATAGTCATATAGGGGGAAAGGACTGATTGTCACACCCAGGCACAGTATTATCAGCCCAATCAGGATCTGAGCTACCTGGAAGGTAAGAGACATCCTATGAGGGGCAGCTTCTCAGGAGGAAGATTCTCTCTCAGATCAGTGCCTGTTAACTTCTTCCCACCGCTGAGACCCCAAGCCTGAGAAGGTCCCAGGAAGGTGACAGTCTACAGAGCGAATCTTTTTCCTTGTCCAATGCAGGACACTGACGTTAGTCTGAAAGTATTTATTCCTATAATACTACCTaagtagaaaatttttttttttttttaaattccagtggtGGACAGCTTTCCACCATTTCTTTCCACTTCCTGAATCTGTAAGGTCTCTGACGTTCAGGATGGTTCCGTTCAGCTCACGACCACCGTCGATGATCTAGAGAAGGGGGTATTGCGAGGAAACCCCAGTCTTGTGTCAggaagcctgcccctccccacagcctgcACTCTGATCTCGGGCCCACTCACCCCTAAGACCTGGGGCTGCCCCTTCAGGAAGAGCAGCAGACTCTGCTGCTGCGAGGGCAAAACCCAGGTACCTGGCCAGTGTGGTTGGGTTATACTCTCACTCTCAGGAAGGTTTATCGTGTAGTCCCGGGCTGTCTCTGCCTCAAATGTCCCTGTGTTTCTGTTGGCACCAGGAAAGAAAACACTTCTCAGCATggattcactttttttaaaggtttatttatttttgagagagagagagagagagagaaagcaagtgggggaggaatgggcgggggggggggggaggacagaggatccaaagcaggccccgcCCTGACAGCGGCCATctccacgcggggctcaaacccaccaactgcaagattgatgacctgagccaaagtcagccgctcaatcgactgagccacccaggcgccccctcagcatttcacttttaaatatcTCTTTGTTCCTCAGCAAAATCCAGGGACAGGGGATTTGGTGTCTCTGGCATAACCCAGAGTTTTCCTTCTATCCCGGTTCCCATACCTACCCAAGCAGTCAGCTCAGAATAATCTAGACTGCGTTCCAGCTGCCTCTCCTTGGCAATGTGCACACAGTTATTGATCCTAAAGCAAAGACTCTAAGCCTTGTAAGACTGAAAGCCAGATATTTACCTTCCGCTCATATTCCAGAAGCAAAAGCAACTGCCCGCTCACAGCAAGATTTCAAGCAAGATCTTTCCATTCACAAATTTTCTCTAGCTCAACTTACGGAATGCCCCATAGTCCGGACGCTTGTATGCCCCCACCTAGACGCCTTCTCGGAGACAAAGCATGGGGTAAAGATGAGAAAAGATTTCTTCCTACCTATGCATCTCCTCAGCACACACAAATGGGTGGTTGTGCCTTCTGCGGCGTGGTCTCGAATTCACAGCGTTCAAAGACAGTGACCTGCTCTGATGTATGATGCGTGAAGAAGACTCTGCTCAGGATCCCGGGTTGGCCATTTGTTTCCTGTGACTTATCTCAACCTTCCCAGATGAGTATCTGTGATGTGCTTCAGCTGAGATAATAATCGAGCTCCACTTCTCACACATAAAGACTGTATCAAAGGGCACACGTGTTCTCAACACCAGCTCCTCCCCACTGCTGTGCTCCTCTTCGGAACCAGGCAGAAGTCTGTGTTTGCCCAGATCCTCAACGACTGGGACCCACACCGATGGGGTGTTGGAGTGGTGGGGTTTCAGAGCTGTTGGCCGAGAAAGAATTGTTGAgatatctttggtgcaaaaaaggtgattttatcaaagcacggggacaggacccgcgggcagaaagagctgccccaggaTCGAACCATGAGAAGAgactggagttgggggaggtaaagtcaagaggaagtttccaaagtgattttcatatgctaaagacacaggatcctggaggcccaGCTACTGTCCAGCTCAGGTTGTTTTTCCCCCTAGCAAAGCATCAACATTAAGACGGtggggagttcctggaggaatgttatGCTCTGCCTGCTTCAAGTATTTGTCAacgggctgcaggttataaggaaattgaattttatctgccatttctttctgcctctgtttcccacaTCACACACTATCCTGGCTTGATGTAGTAGAAGCTGGATGCAAATGATGAGTTTTCATAAATAAAGGCTTTGCTGAAGCCTCTGATGAGGGAGCTTGGGGCCAGCCGAGGGCCAAATACAGGCTGgcctaccctccccacccccccgcccccagccccgacCAGGTGGAATATGTCtgatattcctcggacactcctggctacccaagaacaaaggaaaggggtttaaatGCTTGCcgtggtgatgtgggaaactaaggtaaatgataaaataaattcccTACTGCCTAAAGCCCATTGCCAAGTCCTGGAGACGacagagtgacctccctccaggagctcagctgcctcaaggatgacgctttgctgggggcaaaagagaaccttggcTTACCATTGTCCCAACCTCGAGGATCCTGTaaatctacttcctttatctcaactgccccaggaTATACGCTGGCAATCATGCTCCAAACTTATgcctgacacccccccccccccggccccccccccccccccccccccgccctgagATGCATCTGAggggtctcatgactgagatttTATTAAACAGTGATAAGTGGTGTTTTCTTAGCAACAGCTAACCCCTCAGTGTCCTGGAAGCCTCACTTCCAAAATTCTTtggagacttactctatccctgcccccctcccaacctgaggatatataatgagttacccatcaggaccccagtgcaggtcttcctgcccatgggtcctgtccccttgctttaacaaaatcaccttGTGGCACCAAAGacttcttcaagaattctttcttggccgttggctcCAGACCACTCACCATCACCCTAAAGCTTCATCAGCCTCTGTtttaattaattctattttatgttattttatatgagcaataaagttgattttattaCATAACATTTTCAACTCCACAAGACACTTTCCATATTAAACTTTGGGTTGCATGGGAAATTTTTATCACAAGTTGATTTTTTCTGGACTTGTAGTCCATGGTAACCTCTTGTAACCCACTTCACAAAATGAAAACGGTGTTGTTCTTCTGCCCGATTCTAGCCGGATGCACCACGAGGAAGAAGTATCTCCGAGTTATCCGTGACATGTGTGCCTGTGAGAAACAGTGAGCATTTATGCGGATGGTATCTCTCTCCcaaattccttctttctcctgttAGCCTGTCCTCCTACAGGCTGACACACTGATTCTCGAAGGCATCACCTTCCATAACCAATATCCAACAGTATTTCCTGAATAATAGCAAAAGCCCCGTGATGGTGATGCTTATGCATTAGAATAACTCTCGAATTCCCCTACAGCTCCGAGGTCCTTGTAGGCTGACTTCCAGCCATAACCACTCCCCTGAGAAAGTGCTCCCTCTACTGTCCGTATTTAGGCTAGCAAGTCCTTTTCAAAATGATAAGGTGCCTTTAGGCCACAGTTTTGGTTTTAGGCTATAACCTACGCAGCAGTCCCACAAGAATCCTACTCTCTTGGAAAAGGTGTTTTGTTCTGGGCCTCATACTGACAAATCCCTCCTACATGGTGTGAATCTTGTTATCGCCACGAAGTTCCAGGGGTTTGTATGGTCTCAGCCCATCTAATAGTATTGCAATTGGCTagaaatgtctggagacactCAGCTGGGCCCCTGTGAGCTTCCCACAGATGTCTCCCCTTTCCAAACCGATGTTAGGGATGGACCAACTTTTGCGGTTATTATGATTGCAAGACACCCTTCGGAAGCCATCTTCaggaaatctgaaaaaataaagatttgttaCAAGACCAGGAAATTACACAGCACACCGTGGTCACATTGTGAAGTCAAGGgtggggggaaaagagaaagcaggggccTGGGGTTCTGCTCTTattggggacagggtgggggcctAGGGTCTGGGGGACTCACTCTTTGCCggtgaatttaaaacacaagAGTAGGAATTTCAagcatgggaagggaaaaaacaagCGGCCCAAGGTATCAGGGAAATCGCCAAAGATCTCTAACATAAAGGGGTCAGTGCCAGAGGTGTTATGGCTCTTTACCAGATGGCTGGCAGTGTGTTTATTC is a genomic window of Acinonyx jubatus isolate Ajub_Pintada_27869175 chromosome D1, VMU_Ajub_asm_v1.0, whole genome shotgun sequence containing:
- the LOC106977915 gene encoding membrane-spanning 4-domains subfamily A member 4A-like yields the protein MSLTFQVAQILIGLIILCLGVTISPFPLYDYDSQFCITTEIRYHLWGPFSFFISGALSIAAGRKVTKGLIQGSLGMNTVSATVAGIGIIVIIFEEIIMYDTVMWKFSYAVAFIGMLTGLLLLSLAEGCIALALSIFVCRAACSVNKVVVFLPNNDNSPSPDHLYDEVAFQ